In Silene latifolia isolate original U9 population chromosome 3, ASM4854445v1, whole genome shotgun sequence, a single window of DNA contains:
- the LOC141647651 gene encoding dual specificity phosphatase Cdc25, whose amino-acid sequence MGGTQITQMTKKMGLVQGKQKKKKGVDTKLETKQAAEATTMAHNISYITASQLLSLRTRRPNFAIVDVRDDERSYDGHIAGSLHFASDTFMDKIPNLVQQLHSKDTLIFHCALSQVRGPKCARRLSEYLAETARESGIKDIMVLERGFNGWEAAGKPVCRCTENPCKAQLI is encoded by the exons ATGGGGGGTACCCAAATAACCCAAATGACAAAAAAAATGGGGCTAGTACAAGgtaaacaaaagaagaaaaaaggcGTAGATACAAAGCTAGAGACAAAGCAAGCAGCAGAGGCGACGACAATGGCGCACAACATATCATACATCACAGCCTCTCAACTTCTCTCTCTTCGTACCCGTCGCCCCAATTTCGCCATCGTCGACGTAAG ggATGATGAGAGGAGTTACGACGGTCACATAGCAGGATCTCTACACTTTGCTAGCGACACTTTCATGGATAAAATCCCTAATCTTGTTCAACAACTTCATTCCAAAGATACCCTCATCTTTCACTGTGCTCTTAGCCAG GTGCGCGGCCCTAAATGTGCCCGGAGACTGTCAGAGTATCTTGCAGAAACGGCAAGAGAGTCGGGGATAAAAGACATAATGGTTCTTGAGCGCGGCTTTAATGGATGGGAAGCTGCTGGTAAACCTGTATGTCGCTGCACTGAAAATCCCTGCAAGGCTCAACTCATATAG
- the LOC141647652 gene encoding uncharacterized protein LOC141647652, with product MGGKCPHRNVKKRRYSHKTHRRSKFEAMGDDVVYDTLKKTNNGEGKPLPIDEDLPGMGQYYCLHCDRYFANVTVRDLHFTTKRHKKRLKLMASDVAPHCQIDADLAAGMGLPDNGPKLMSM from the exons ATGGGAGGGAAGTGCCCACATAGAAACGTGAAGAAGCGTAGATACTCCCACAAAACTCACCGTCGTTCTAAATTCGAAGCAATGGGAGACGACGTCGTTTACGACACGCTCAAGAAGACCAATAATGGTGAAGGGAAGCCATTGCCAATTGATGAAGATTTACCTGGTATGGGTCAGTATTACTGTCTTCACTGTGATCGTTACTTTGCCAATGTTACTGTCAGAGATTTGCACTTCACTACTAAGCGCCATAAGAAACG TTTGAAGCTGATGGCAAGTGATGTTGCACCACATTGCCAAATAGATGCTGATCTAGCTGCTGGCATGGGTTTACCGGATAACGGTCCTAAGTTGATGTCCATGTGA